A stretch of the Haloplanus aerogenes genome encodes the following:
- a CDS encoding DUF7112 family protein: MPDRVASDGEAVTTYRARLARSGGTRRPCLRLPDDVAIEGDDIVRLVLDGDEYHARVESDAEGYLIRGAYDNRRLARADGEGENRLVEWVRGTDRETGQSVDFDEVTPGYLYGVRVPGKRAVYSVTRQPDSSLSSIAEGLDER, translated from the coding sequence GTGCCCGACCGCGTCGCCAGCGACGGTGAGGCGGTGACAACCTATCGCGCTCGACTCGCCCGGAGCGGCGGCACTCGTCGCCCCTGTCTTCGCCTCCCCGACGACGTGGCTATCGAGGGTGACGATATCGTCCGTCTCGTCCTCGACGGCGACGAGTACCACGCTCGGGTCGAGAGCGACGCGGAGGGCTACCTGATTCGCGGCGCCTACGACAACCGTCGCCTCGCCCGTGCCGACGGCGAGGGCGAGAACCGCCTCGTCGAGTGGGTCCGCGGCACCGACCGCGAAACGGGACAGAGCGTCGACTTCGACGAGGTGACGCCCGGCTACCTCTACGGCGTTCGCGTCCCCGGCAAACGGGCGGTCTACTCGGTCACTCGCCAGCCCGATTCGTCGCTCTCCTCCATCGCCGAGGGGCTGGACGAGCGCTAG
- a CDS encoding dihydroorotase encodes MLVRNATLADGRVRDVRIEGERIDAVGSGLDAVGEVIDARERLLLPGAIDVHVHFREPGAPHKETWRTGSRSAAAGGVTTVVDQPNTDPPTTTGAAYDQKELCARHSLVDYGINGGVTPDWDPETLFDRPIFALGEVFLADSTGEMGIDGDLFEDAVHRAAEAGVPVTVHAEDATLFDEGARDAAGQGTGKEANADAWSAYRDADAEIAAVERAVELGADAGARLHIAHTSTPEAVDIVADAPETVTCEVTPHHCLLSRDDLDDLGTFGRMNPPLRSEARREALYERVVGGRVDVIATDHAPHTRAEKEATLLEAPSGVPGVETMVPLLLAETLDGPLTVERVRDLTAATPAATFDLERKGRIEAGMDADLALYDLDRPRDIEGRRLHSKCGWTPFEGRPGVFPAWTLVRGERVYDGAMDTFDVDDGENVRG; translated from the coding sequence ATGCTCGTCAGGAACGCGACGCTCGCGGACGGCCGCGTGCGCGACGTTCGCATCGAGGGGGAGCGCATCGACGCCGTCGGCTCCGGTCTCGACGCGGTGGGAGAGGTGATCGACGCTCGGGAACGACTCCTGTTGCCCGGCGCCATCGACGTCCACGTCCACTTCCGGGAACCGGGCGCCCCGCACAAGGAGACGTGGCGAACCGGGTCGCGAAGCGCCGCCGCGGGCGGCGTCACGACCGTCGTCGACCAGCCCAACACCGACCCGCCGACGACGACCGGTGCCGCCTACGACCAGAAAGAACTCTGTGCCCGACACTCGCTGGTCGACTACGGCATCAACGGCGGCGTCACGCCCGACTGGGATCCCGAGACGCTGTTCGACCGCCCCATCTTCGCGCTGGGCGAGGTGTTTCTCGCGGATTCGACGGGCGAGATGGGTATCGACGGCGACCTGTTCGAGGACGCGGTCCACCGCGCCGCCGAGGCGGGGGTACCGGTGACCGTCCACGCCGAGGACGCGACGCTATTCGACGAGGGCGCGCGTGACGCCGCGGGGCAGGGAACAGGGAAAGAGGCGAACGCCGACGCGTGGAGCGCTTACCGCGACGCCGACGCCGAGATTGCGGCCGTCGAGCGCGCCGTCGAACTCGGCGCCGACGCCGGCGCGCGTCTCCACATCGCCCACACCAGCACGCCCGAGGCGGTCGACATCGTCGCCGACGCGCCCGAGACGGTGACCTGCGAAGTGACACCCCACCACTGCCTGCTCTCGCGGGACGACCTCGACGACCTCGGAACCTTCGGCCGGATGAACCCGCCACTCCGGAGCGAGGCGCGTCGGGAAGCTCTCTACGAACGCGTCGTCGGCGGCCGGGTGGACGTGATCGCCACGGATCACGCGCCGCATACGCGGGCAGAGAAGGAAGCGACGCTGCTGGAGGCCCCGAGCGGCGTTCCCGGCGTCGAGACGATGGTCCCCCTCTTGCTGGCCGAGACGCTGGACGGCCCGCTGACGGTCGAACGCGTCCGCGACCTGACGGCGGCGACCCCGGCGGCGACGTTCGACCTGGAGCGAAAGGGACGGATCGAGGCGGGGATGGACGCCGATCTGGCACTGTACGATCTGGATCGGCCGCGTGACATCGAGGGGCGGCGGCTCCACTCGAAGTGTGGGTGGACGCCGTTCGAGGGACGACCGGGCGTCTTCCCGGCGTGGACGCTCGTTCGGGGAGAACGCGTCTACGACGGGGCGATGGATACCTTCGACGTGGACGACGGCGAGAACGTGCGCGGATAA
- a CDS encoding universal stress protein: MTVPLSPSLVLVPVDGSEESLTAVEYAVAIADEYDAAVHALYVVSEDMARAIDAGAVDDASLAADSEAFMQAVMNLVEDAGVSLSTSMAYGFSTRQLSRHPGSVVLDTAEELGADFVVVPREPVSGDPDEVLAKAAEYVLLYASQPILSV, from the coding sequence ATGACCGTTCCGCTCTCGCCCTCGCTCGTGCTCGTCCCCGTCGACGGGAGCGAGGAGTCGCTCACCGCCGTCGAGTACGCCGTCGCCATCGCCGACGAGTACGACGCCGCGGTTCATGCGCTCTACGTCGTCAGCGAGGACATGGCCCGCGCCATCGACGCCGGCGCCGTCGACGACGCCTCCCTCGCCGCCGACAGCGAGGCGTTCATGCAGGCCGTCATGAACCTCGTCGAAGACGCGGGCGTGTCGCTCTCGACGTCGATGGCCTACGGCTTCTCGACCCGTCAACTGTCGCGGCACCCGGGGAGCGTCGTCCTCGACACCGCGGAAGAACTCGGCGCCGACTTCGTCGTCGTCCCGCGCGAACCCGTCTCCGGCGACCCCGACGAAGTGCTCGCGAAGGCCGCCGAGTACGTCCTCCTCTACGCGAGCCAGCCCATCCTCTCAGTGTAG
- a CDS encoding DHH family phosphoesterase, producing MDDSLIDDDDLSLSRKSRLPGAGFFYPDSLDEEYADRRAREAIEGAETVVVADGDADGLGCVALLREVYDAALDVAPFEESLAARTDPTLTDDEDEDEEDREESPVGLVTASPHSLDAALERVAAYVDPGVDVYVCDLCPDDAAVIEVVEQVVARAETVRWFDHHQWDDEIATAVREAGVDLVVGESDEECTADVALRSLDYDFPDHLVDLAAVTRDHDLWIKEDPRSDDLADYSHWASAEEYVTVVGQYGPALPDPVVDYLDHRRVEKENLIEAAIDRADLKSVGPWTVGVTYGRCSQNEVAEALRERGADAAVIVKPAGSASIRGSEGFERAHEVAGLVNGGGHPRAAGCKPDIYDDMLDYAHHWTTEGATTKQVILAAFERVASEAE from the coding sequence ATGGACGATTCGCTCATCGACGACGACGACCTCTCGCTCTCGCGGAAGTCGCGACTCCCCGGTGCCGGGTTCTTCTACCCCGACTCGCTCGACGAGGAGTACGCCGACCGCCGCGCCCGGGAGGCCATCGAGGGCGCCGAGACGGTGGTCGTGGCCGACGGCGACGCCGACGGCCTCGGCTGTGTCGCCCTCCTCCGTGAAGTGTACGACGCCGCCCTCGACGTGGCGCCGTTCGAGGAGTCACTGGCGGCGCGGACCGACCCGACGCTGACGGACGACGAGGACGAGGACGAGGAGGACCGCGAGGAGTCCCCGGTCGGCCTCGTCACCGCGAGCCCCCACTCCCTCGACGCCGCCCTCGAACGCGTCGCGGCGTACGTCGACCCCGGCGTCGACGTGTACGTCTGTGACCTCTGCCCGGACGACGCGGCCGTCATCGAAGTGGTCGAGCAGGTGGTCGCCCGGGCCGAGACGGTCCGCTGGTTCGACCACCACCAGTGGGACGACGAAATTGCCACCGCGGTCCGCGAGGCGGGCGTCGACCTCGTCGTCGGCGAGAGCGACGAGGAGTGTACGGCCGACGTGGCGCTCCGATCGCTCGACTACGACTTCCCCGACCACCTCGTCGACCTCGCGGCGGTCACCCGGGATCACGACCTCTGGATCAAGGAGGACCCCCGGAGCGACGACCTGGCCGACTACAGCCACTGGGCGAGCGCCGAGGAGTACGTGACGGTGGTGGGGCAGTACGGCCCCGCACTCCCGGACCCGGTCGTCGACTACCTCGATCACCGGCGCGTCGAGAAGGAGAACCTGATCGAGGCGGCAATCGACCGCGCCGACCTGAAGTCGGTCGGCCCGTGGACCGTCGGCGTCACCTACGGCCGGTGTTCACAGAACGAGGTGGCGGAGGCACTCCGCGAACGGGGAGCCGACGCCGCGGTGATCGTCAAACCCGCCGGGAGCGCCAGCATCCGCGGGAGCGAGGGGTTCGAACGCGCACACGAGGTGGCTGGGCTGGTGAACGGCGGCGGCCACCCCCGCGCCGCGGGCTGTAAGCCCGACATCTACGACGACATGCTGGACTACGCTCACCACTGGACGACGGAGGGAGCCACGACGAAGCAGGTGATTCTGGCGGCGTTCGAACGAGTGGCGAGCGAGGCCGAGTGA
- a CDS encoding DUF5807 family protein: MTDSDLDAFLAGDRLDHVVLFLTDDYLDDEGTIADYGRVVDGGVVLVVPGEKGRRLFSAGTGMDAMEFAKQAMGTEGDIDRDLQGGTCPDCGDGAAFIFAFAEAQNEEVGGIYAEGDVIHAYAACPDGTAFSDRWVVGEA; this comes from the coding sequence ATGACCGACTCCGACCTCGACGCCTTCCTCGCGGGCGACCGACTCGACCACGTCGTCCTCTTTCTCACCGACGACTACCTCGACGACGAGGGTACCATCGCCGACTACGGCCGCGTCGTCGACGGCGGCGTCGTCCTCGTCGTCCCCGGCGAGAAGGGGCGCCGACTCTTCTCGGCCGGCACCGGTATGGACGCGATGGAGTTCGCGAAGCAGGCGATGGGGACCGAGGGCGACATCGACCGCGACCTGCAGGGCGGCACCTGCCCCGACTGCGGCGACGGCGCCGCCTTCATCTTCGCGTTCGCGGAGGCCCAGAACGAGGAGGTGGGCGGCATCTACGCCGAGGGCGACGTGATCCACGCCTACGCCGCCTGCCCCGACGGCACCGCGTTCTCGGATCGCTGGGTCGTGGGCGAGGCGTAG
- a CDS encoding 30S ribosomal protein S6e yields the protein MADFKVVVSDPETGRTVQVEVDGQDANRFLGRELGDEVDGGAVGLDGTTLELTGGSDNAGRPLRSDVAGPALKELLLEGGVGFAPSRDGERKRVTVRGREISDEVAQINVTVVDGDADFDALTGDDE from the coding sequence ATGGCAGACTTCAAGGTCGTCGTTTCGGACCCCGAGACGGGTCGGACCGTACAGGTCGAGGTCGACGGACAGGACGCGAACCGGTTCCTCGGACGCGAACTCGGTGACGAGGTCGACGGCGGCGCCGTCGGCCTCGACGGCACCACGCTCGAACTGACTGGTGGGTCGGACAACGCCGGGCGCCCCCTGCGCTCGGACGTGGCCGGTCCCGCGCTGAAGGAACTCCTGCTGGAGGGCGGCGTCGGCTTCGCCCCCTCGCGTGACGGCGAGCGCAAGCGCGTCACCGTCCGCGGCCGCGAGATCAGCGACGAAGTCGCCCAGATCAACGTGACGGTCGTCGACGGCGACGCTGACTTCGACGCCCTGACTGGCGACGACGAGTAA
- a CDS encoding GNAT family N-acetyltransferase — translation MTDDKAYPDEPASPFPEPPTTIEDREGRPITVRRYDETLDRDALEAMYDAFDPADRAQGIPPTGEKRIADWLDTITGEETVNVVANHDDAVVGHATLVPDGEKTAELAIFVLQDYQGAGIGTGLLETLLGAGKEAGIERVWLTVERWNDPAISLYEKVGFVASDTESFEHEMTIRLQG, via the coding sequence ATGACCGACGACAAGGCTTACCCCGACGAACCGGCGAGTCCGTTCCCCGAACCGCCGACGACGATCGAAGACCGGGAAGGGCGCCCGATCACGGTGCGGCGGTACGACGAGACACTGGATCGCGACGCGCTCGAAGCCATGTACGACGCGTTCGACCCCGCCGACCGGGCACAGGGCATCCCGCCGACGGGCGAGAAACGCATCGCCGACTGGCTGGACACGATCACGGGCGAGGAGACGGTGAACGTCGTCGCGAACCACGACGACGCCGTCGTCGGGCACGCGACGCTCGTCCCTGACGGGGAGAAGACCGCAGAACTCGCCATCTTCGTCCTCCAAGACTACCAAGGCGCGGGCATCGGGACGGGCCTCCTCGAAACGCTACTCGGTGCGGGGAAGGAGGCGGGGATCGAACGGGTGTGGCTCACGGTCGAGCGCTGGAACGATCCGGCCATCTCGCTCTACGAGAAGGTGGGGTTCGTCGCCAGCGACACCGAGAGCTTCGAACACGAGATGACGATCCGGCTACAGGGGTGA
- a CDS encoding DUF5806 family protein, whose protein sequence is MSDDSTADGPADDDGAAAAADDGAAAAADDGADDGAAAAPSAPSSASGSDADPAGTAATMTDVPPDVRKYERFKKMDGAQYERVNDFLRDRTYITAREWAIARLCVDFRTETGVEMTKIGENLPELVPFMTDTYSPQAVNQARSAFEDKVQKAGATFLYGAMSGFFTAEELDEMMYEVTEIAKFLLEVEGVDLAVAEELDAEDRISEVMREVRESSENLRDDLE, encoded by the coding sequence ATGAGCGACGACTCGACGGCTGACGGGCCTGCGGACGACGATGGCGCGGCCGCCGCCGCGGACGATGGCGCGGCCGCCGCCGCGGACGATGGCGCGGACGACGGCGCGGCCGCCGCACCGTCCGCCCCATCGTCGGCGTCCGGGTCCGACGCCGATCCTGCGGGTACCGCCGCAACGATGACCGACGTGCCTCCCGACGTGCGCAAGTACGAACGCTTCAAGAAGATGGACGGCGCCCAGTACGAACGGGTCAACGACTTCCTCCGCGACCGGACGTACATCACCGCCCGCGAGTGGGCCATCGCCCGCCTCTGTGTCGACTTCCGCACCGAAACCGGCGTCGAGATGACCAAGATCGGGGAGAATCTGCCCGAACTCGTCCCCTTCATGACCGACACCTACTCGCCGCAGGCGGTCAATCAGGCCCGCTCCGCCTTCGAGGACAAGGTCCAGAAAGCCGGCGCCACCTTCCTCTACGGCGCCATGTCGGGCTTCTTCACCGCCGAAGAGCTAGACGAAATGATGTACGAGGTGACCGAAATCGCCAAGTTCCTGCTGGAAGTCGAGGGGGTCGACCTCGCCGTCGCGGAGGAACTCGACGCCGAGGACCGCATCTCCGAGGTGATGCGCGAGGTGCGCGAGTCCAGCGAGAACCTCCGCGACGACCTCGAATAG
- a CDS encoding lipoyl protein ligase domain-containing protein — translation MRVLRGRAATISADRKRTGAMLDRTAETGEPAVRVWTPHRQVAFGRRDAAEPGYDRARAAARERGFEPVERRVGGRAVAYTGSTVAFAHAVPVESPRTGLDDRYAAAAARLRRALASLGVDAEPGEPTDSFCPGSHSLQCAGKLVGIAQRVRTDAALVAGCVVVADRDAFASVLAAVYDALGQPFDPASVGSVAAAGGPSDPARVVEAVERELVGDAATTIHEV, via the coding sequence ATGCGCGTCCTCAGGGGCCGAGCAGCGACGATTTCGGCCGACCGGAAACGGACCGGCGCGATGCTCGACCGGACGGCCGAGACGGGGGAGCCGGCGGTCCGGGTGTGGACGCCGCACCGGCAGGTGGCCTTCGGACGGCGCGACGCGGCGGAACCGGGCTACGACCGCGCCCGCGCCGCCGCTCGCGAGCGAGGGTTCGAACCCGTCGAGCGCCGGGTGGGCGGCCGGGCCGTCGCCTACACGGGATCGACGGTCGCGTTCGCCCACGCCGTCCCGGTCGAGTCGCCGCGGACGGGTCTCGACGACCGCTACGCGGCGGCGGCGGCACGCCTGCGGCGGGCGCTGGCGAGCCTCGGTGTCGACGCCGAACCCGGTGAACCGACCGATTCGTTCTGTCCGGGGAGTCACTCGCTGCAGTGCGCGGGGAAACTCGTGGGCATCGCCCAGCGCGTCCGCACCGACGCCGCCCTCGTCGCTGGCTGTGTCGTCGTCGCGGACCGCGACGCGTTCGCGTCGGTGCTCGCGGCGGTGTACGACGCGCTCGGTCAGCCGTTCGACCCCGCGAGCGTCGGGAGCGTCGCGGCGGCGGGGGGGCCGAGCGACCCGGCACGCGTCGTCGAGGCTGTCGAACGGGAACTGGTGGGGGACGCGGCGACGACGATCCACGAAGTCTGA
- a CDS encoding heavy metal translocating P-type ATPase, with the protein MNGGHDEGADGHDHTPAATSGDADEPGDDDTGEPVGDGATYRAAVPAMDCASCASKVERSVRTLSGVGAVDPRPATGTLVVEYDPGATTGEAIRAQVEGAGYDVADTETETFSVPSMDCSSCAGTVESALSRIEGVLDYDARPASGRVVVTYDPGRATRGDVVAGVENAGYEVVEGEEETESVWRSRRALKTGVGAALLLAGIVVEYLGVPNPTLAAPLGRTITLDWALYVLAAAVAGQAILRNGWYSAKARSLDIDFLMSAGVIGAIAVDLPFEAATLAVLFSVSELLERYSMDRARTSMSELMDLSPDTATVRRDGAEETVAIEDVAVGDRVVVRPGERIPVDGVVVEGTSAVDESPITGESVPVDATEGDEVYAGSIVEEGYLEVETTAPAGESTLAKVIDLVEDAERDKSERERFIDRFADYYTPVVVGLAVATAVGPPLLLGAPLETWFTRGLTLLVISCPCAFVISTPVSVVSGITSAARNGVLIKGGDRLEAMGEVDAIALDKTGTITTGDLGVTDVVALNGSSEADVLRCASSLERRSEHPISAAICDYASEMGVEDREVSAFESITGEGVRADLDGVTHYAGKPALFEDLGFDLEHTHVETDGGLTVGNDIEPATCDHGTYLDLVNDLVPRLQSEGKTAVLVGTEDELEGVIAVADTVRPEAERSIARLRDLGIGRIVMLTGDNERTAQAIAAQVGIDEVYADLLPEEKVEVVREMVDESADADDARLPWNRTEGGVAMVGDGVNDAPALAAATVGVAMGAAGTDTAIETADVALMGDDLTRLPYLVALARRANHVIETNVWSSLGVKAVLAAAAPFGLVSVVHAVVIGDMGMSLAVTGNAMRLANVRPEE; encoded by the coding sequence ATGAACGGCGGGCACGACGAGGGAGCGGACGGGCACGATCACACGCCCGCGGCGACGAGCGGCGACGCCGACGAACCGGGCGACGACGACACCGGCGAACCGGTCGGTGACGGCGCGACGTACCGCGCCGCGGTGCCGGCGATGGACTGCGCGTCGTGTGCGAGCAAGGTCGAGCGGAGCGTCCGGACGCTGTCGGGGGTCGGCGCGGTCGATCCGCGGCCCGCGACCGGGACGCTCGTCGTCGAGTACGACCCCGGCGCGACGACGGGCGAGGCGATCCGGGCGCAGGTGGAGGGCGCGGGCTACGACGTGGCCGACACCGAGACGGAGACGTTCTCCGTGCCGTCGATGGACTGCTCGTCGTGTGCGGGGACGGTCGAATCGGCGCTGTCGCGGATCGAGGGCGTCCTCGACTACGACGCCCGGCCGGCCTCCGGTCGGGTCGTCGTAACCTACGACCCCGGGCGGGCGACCCGCGGCGACGTGGTGGCGGGGGTCGAGAATGCCGGCTACGAGGTGGTCGAAGGCGAGGAGGAGACGGAGTCGGTCTGGCGGAGTCGCCGGGCGCTGAAGACCGGCGTCGGCGCCGCCCTCCTGCTTGCCGGCATCGTCGTCGAGTATCTGGGCGTGCCGAACCCCACGCTCGCGGCCCCGTTGGGCCGGACGATCACCCTCGACTGGGCGCTGTACGTCCTCGCCGCGGCAGTGGCGGGGCAGGCCATCCTGCGGAACGGGTGGTACTCCGCGAAGGCGCGGAGCCTCGACATCGACTTCCTGATGAGCGCTGGCGTGATCGGCGCCATCGCGGTCGACCTGCCCTTCGAGGCGGCGACGCTCGCGGTGCTGTTCTCGGTGTCCGAGTTGCTGGAGCGGTACTCGATGGATCGCGCCCGCACCTCGATGTCGGAGCTGATGGACCTCTCGCCAGATACCGCGACGGTCCGCCGCGACGGCGCGGAGGAGACCGTCGCCATCGAGGACGTGGCGGTGGGCGACCGGGTGGTCGTGCGCCCGGGCGAACGCATCCCCGTCGACGGCGTGGTCGTGGAGGGAACGAGCGCCGTCGACGAGTCACCGATCACGGGCGAGAGCGTCCCCGTCGACGCGACCGAGGGCGACGAGGTGTACGCCGGTAGCATCGTCGAGGAAGGGTATCTGGAGGTGGAGACGACGGCGCCGGCCGGCGAGTCGACGCTGGCGAAAGTCATCGACCTCGTCGAGGACGCCGAGCGCGACAAATCCGAGCGTGAGCGGTTCATCGACCGCTTCGCGGACTACTACACGCCCGTAGTGGTGGGACTGGCGGTCGCGACCGCCGTCGGTCCGCCGCTCCTCCTCGGCGCCCCCCTCGAAACGTGGTTCACGCGCGGGCTGACCCTGCTGGTGATCTCCTGTCCCTGTGCGTTCGTCATCAGCACGCCCGTGAGCGTCGTCTCGGGGATCACGAGCGCGGCGCGTAACGGCGTCCTGATCAAGGGCGGCGACCGGCTGGAGGCGATGGGTGAGGTGGACGCCATCGCCCTCGACAAGACGGGGACGATCACGACCGGCGACCTCGGCGTGACGGACGTGGTGGCGCTGAACGGCTCGAGCGAGGCCGACGTGCTCCGGTGTGCGTCGTCGCTGGAGCGCCGGAGCGAACACCCTATCTCCGCGGCGATCTGTGACTACGCGAGCGAGATGGGCGTCGAGGATCGCGAGGTGTCGGCCTTCGAGTCCATCACCGGCGAGGGCGTCCGCGCCGACCTCGACGGCGTCACCCACTACGCGGGCAAGCCGGCGCTGTTCGAGGACCTCGGGTTCGACCTCGAACACACGCACGTCGAGACGGACGGGGGCCTGACCGTCGGCAACGACATCGAGCCCGCGACCTGCGATCACGGCACCTACCTCGACCTCGTCAACGACCTAGTGCCACGGTTACAGAGCGAGGGGAAGACGGCCGTCCTCGTCGGGACCGAAGACGAACTGGAGGGCGTGATCGCCGTCGCGGACACGGTGCGTCCCGAAGCCGAGCGATCCATCGCCCGCCTGCGCGACCTCGGAATCGGCCGGATCGTCATGCTCACCGGCGACAACGAGCGGACGGCACAGGCCATCGCGGCGCAGGTGGGCATCGACGAGGTGTACGCCGACCTCCTGCCGGAAGAGAAAGTCGAGGTGGTGCGCGAGATGGTCGACGAGTCGGCGGACGCCGACGACGCCCGCCTCCCGTGGAACCGGACCGAGGGCGGCGTGGCGATGGTGGGCGACGGCGTCAACGACGCGCCGGCGCTGGCGGCAGCGACGGTGGGCGTCGCGATGGGCGCCGCGGGCACCGACACCGCCATCGAGACGGCGGACGTGGCGCTGATGGGCGACGACCTGACACGGCTCCCCTACCTCGTCGCGCTCGCCCGCCGCGCCAACCACGTCATCGAGACGAACGTGTGGTCGTCGCTGGGCGTGAAGGCGGTGCTGGCCGCCGCCGCGCCGTTCGGCCTCGTGAGCGTCGTCCACGCCGTCGTCATCGGCGACATGGGGATGAGCCTCGCAGTGACGGGCAACGCGATGCGGCTGGCGAACGTTCGGCCGGAGGAGTAA
- a CDS encoding universal stress protein: MPEFDTIVIATDGSESVRRAVRVALDFAERFDADVHALYVVDEGEVAASPEQVREEMRAALDDSGQAALDEVVDTADRPVTTAVREGRPATVIREYAVDHDADVVAMGTRGRHGENRFLIGSVAERVVRTCPVPVLTVRQLGERERGDEPPAEA; encoded by the coding sequence ATGCCGGAGTTCGACACCATCGTCATCGCGACCGACGGGTCGGAGAGCGTCCGCCGGGCCGTCCGCGTCGCCCTCGATTTCGCCGAGCGGTTCGACGCCGACGTGCACGCCCTCTACGTCGTCGACGAGGGGGAGGTGGCAGCCTCGCCCGAACAGGTGCGCGAGGAGATGCGCGCTGCCCTCGACGACTCCGGGCAGGCGGCGCTCGACGAGGTGGTCGACACCGCGGACCGCCCCGTCACGACCGCCGTCCGCGAGGGACGACCGGCGACGGTGATTCGGGAGTACGCGGTCGATCACGACGCCGACGTGGTGGCGATGGGGACTCGCGGCCGCCACGGCGAGAACCGGTTCCTGATCGGAAGCGTCGCGGAGCGCGTCGTCCGCACCTGCCCCGTGCCCGTTCTGACGGTGCGACAACTCGGCGAGCGCGAACGCGGAGACGAGCCGCCAGCCGAGGCCTGA
- a CDS encoding universal stress protein: MKLLLGIGGSDDSMRALERAVDRAAETGDDLTVAILRNPATDTEPADIERRAQAILDDAGVEAAIRHLEGDPGSELVELAEREGFDRIILGGGETSPMGKIKLGSISEFVLLNSHVSVTLVR; encoded by the coding sequence ATGAAACTACTGCTGGGCATCGGCGGGAGCGACGACTCGATGCGCGCACTGGAGCGTGCGGTCGACCGCGCCGCCGAGACCGGTGACGACCTGACGGTCGCGATCCTCCGGAACCCGGCGACGGACACGGAGCCGGCGGATATCGAACGCCGGGCGCAGGCGATCCTCGACGACGCTGGCGTGGAGGCGGCGATTCGACATCTGGAGGGCGACCCGGGGAGCGAACTCGTCGAACTGGCCGAGCGGGAAGGGTTCGACCGGATCATCCTCGGCGGCGGCGAGACCAGTCCGATGGGCAAGATCAAACTCGGCAGCATCTCGGAGTTCGTCCTGTTGAACTCCCACGTCTCGGTGACGCTCGTCCGATGA
- a CDS encoding zinc metalloprotease, whose product MAVRTLVLACLLVLAGCTTPLDPSTAASTPTATPVPADAPGGTATPTPTQSRSPTTTATSTATPATATPGENPWGTEPIVVAIENEGGRDRDFAALVREATRFWEKNDGQYLGFPVRYEVRPDAANPDLVVTFTPEIPDCGNVTDAVGCAPLLTDARQIDRPETVWVKTGLSDDSTALVTEHELGHTLGLTHADPPREVMRARSVLYTEPQPNATERAFPWPDGDFTVRVDAEDARDPAGAQSQVDHALTYYEDDPPGMPTNLTFERVGAETDAEIRIRFGPTPDCQASSGSCISTYGVDPDGDGAIETYTRVEITLVDLDTDAVGWHVGYWLAHAFGAEADGEKPPPFRDASGRERRSEWWK is encoded by the coding sequence ATGGCGGTCCGCACGCTCGTGCTCGCCTGCCTGCTAGTCCTCGCGGGCTGTACGACGCCACTCGATCCGTCGACGGCGGCCTCGACGCCGACGGCGACGCCGGTCCCGGCCGACGCGCCCGGCGGAACGGCGACGCCGACGCCGACGCAGTCGCGTTCCCCGACGACCACGGCCACGTCGACGGCGACGCCAGCCACAGCGACACCCGGGGAGAATCCGTGGGGAACGGAGCCAATCGTCGTCGCCATCGAGAACGAGGGGGGCCGCGACCGCGACTTCGCCGCCCTCGTGCGCGAGGCGACGCGATTCTGGGAGAAGAACGACGGCCAGTATCTCGGCTTCCCGGTCCGCTACGAGGTGCGCCCCGACGCGGCGAACCCGGATCTCGTCGTCACGTTCACCCCCGAAATCCCCGACTGCGGCAACGTGACCGACGCGGTGGGGTGTGCGCCCCTTCTCACCGACGCCCGCCAGATCGATCGCCCGGAGACGGTGTGGGTGAAGACCGGCCTCTCCGACGACTCGACGGCCCTCGTGACGGAACACGAACTCGGACACACGCTCGGCCTGACACACGCCGACCCGCCACGCGAGGTGATGCGAGCGCGGTCGGTGCTATACACCGAACCGCAACCGAACGCGACCGAGCGAGCGTTCCCGTGGCCCGACGGCGACTTCACCGTCCGGGTCGACGCCGAAGACGCCCGGGATCCCGCGGGCGCGCAGTCGCAGGTGGATCACGCGCTGACGTACTACGAGGACGACCCGCCGGGGATGCCGACGAACCTGACGTTCGAGCGGGTTGGGGCCGAGACCGACGCCGAGATCCGCATCCGCTTCGGTCCGACGCCGGACTGTCAGGCGTCGAGCGGATCGTGTATCAGCACCTACGGGGTCGATCCGGACGGCGATGGCGCCATCGAGACGTACACACGAGTAGAGATCACGCTCGTCGACCTCGACACCGACGCGGTGGGCTGGCACGTGGGCTACTGGCTGGCGCACGCGTTCGGCGCCGAGGCGGACGGCGAGAAGCCGCCGCCGTTCCGCGACGCGAGCGGGCGCGAACGGCGGAGCGAGTGGTGGAAGTAG